A genome region from Clostridium pasteurianum includes the following:
- a CDS encoding alpha/beta fold hydrolase, producing MKCKRIKKIFLMIIVMTLMLNAFFTRSVSASEEGKEDGDFENYYITEKNYSKEMKGVEKYLGNIRKSGYFHGKNNLKIYYEKYVLSDSKASIVISHGFRESMVKYNETIYYFLKNGYSVYGLEHRGHARSGRLGKDSTQTSIDKFDYYVDDFKTYMDTVVIPENKGKKLFLFAHSMGGAIGGLFLERHPGYFNAAILSAPMFEINTGKYPEFFSRVTASVVNLIRCGDNYAPGKHAYSKELYSKDSCTGSKIRYDYYSRKIDNNTELQNGGPSFKWLNESLTATDEVTDEENASKVTIPVLLFQAADDNTVKPQGENKFAKSAKNCKLVVVKNSNHEIYREKDSVIIPYFHKVFKFLSSNLK from the coding sequence TTACTAGAAGTGTATCAGCATCCGAAGAGGGAAAAGAAGACGGGGATTTCGAAAATTATTATATAACTGAGAAAAATTATTCAAAAGAAATGAAGGGTGTAGAAAAATATTTGGGCAATATACGCAAGTCAGGGTATTTTCATGGTAAAAACAACTTGAAGATTTATTATGAAAAATATGTTTTGTCTGATTCAAAGGCATCTATTGTAATATCCCATGGATTTAGAGAAAGTATGGTTAAATACAATGAGACTATATACTATTTTTTGAAAAATGGATATTCTGTATATGGTTTGGAACATAGAGGACATGCACGCTCAGGGAGATTAGGAAAAGATTCTACTCAGACGAGTATAGATAAATTTGATTATTATGTTGATGATTTTAAAACGTACATGGATACAGTAGTCATACCGGAAAATAAGGGGAAAAAGCTATTTTTGTTTGCACATTCCATGGGGGGAGCAATTGGAGGTCTATTTTTAGAAAGGCATCCAGGGTATTTTAATGCTGCTATTTTAAGTGCACCAATGTTTGAAATAAATACAGGTAAATATCCTGAATTTTTTTCAAGAGTCACTGCCAGTGTAGTTAATCTTATTAGATGTGGGGATAATTACGCTCCAGGTAAGCATGCTTATTCAAAAGAATTATATTCAAAAGATTCTTGTACAGGCAGTAAAATTAGATATGATTATTATTCTAGAAAAATAGACAATAATACTGAGCTTCAAAATGGAGGACCTTCATTTAAGTGGCTTAATGAATCTTTAACGGCAACAGACGAAGTAACCGATGAGGAAAATGCTTCTAAGGTCACTATTCCGGTGCTCTTATTTCAAGCAGCAGATGATAATACAGTAAAACCTCAAGGTGAAAACAAATTTGCAAAGAGCGCAAAGAATTGTAAGCTTGTAGTAGTTAAAAATTCAAATCATGAGATATACAGAGAAAAGGACAGTGTGATAATACCTTATTTTCACAAGGTTTTTAAGTTTCTTAGTAGTAATTTAAAATGA
- a CDS encoding HAD family hydrolase gives MNRKMIFFDIDGTIVDKKRNEIPVSAVAAIRKARKNGHLVFINTGRTFFNLPKNVCEIGFDGYVCGCGTYIYFNGQPLLDKSIPHEKCVEIVEKLRECKIEALLEGQNDFFFDQTEHDSERIQYLKNKFRKRGHDVTKSWDYPGIVFDKFVMWTNEQSELKKFKSYISKDFEYIDRVDETGKFGEIILKEYSKATGIKFLEDYLNISPENCYAVGDSKNDLSMLQYVPNSIAMGNSNPDLFDLVSFVTKDIANDGIEYALRHYGII, from the coding sequence ATGAATAGAAAGATGATTTTTTTTGATATTGACGGGACTATAGTAGATAAAAAAAGAAATGAAATTCCTGTAAGTGCTGTGGCTGCCATAAGGAAAGCACGTAAAAATGGGCATTTAGTTTTTATAAATACAGGAAGAACATTTTTTAATTTACCCAAAAATGTTTGTGAAATTGGGTTTGACGGATATGTTTGTGGATGTGGAACGTACATATATTTTAATGGACAACCACTTTTAGATAAGTCAATTCCTCATGAAAAGTGCGTTGAGATTGTAGAAAAGCTGCGTGAATGTAAAATTGAAGCACTTTTAGAAGGACAGAATGATTTTTTCTTTGATCAAACAGAACATGATTCTGAAAGGATTCAGTATTTAAAGAATAAATTCAGAAAACGAGGGCATGATGTTACAAAGTCATGGGATTATCCTGGTATTGTTTTTGATAAATTTGTTATGTGGACAAACGAACAAAGTGAGCTAAAAAAATTTAAATCATATATTTCTAAGGATTTTGAGTACATTGATAGAGTTGATGAGACTGGAAAGTTCGGAGAGATAATTCTTAAGGAATATTCAAAGGCAACGGGAATTAAATTTTTAGAGGATTATCTTAATATTTCGCCGGAAAATTGCTATGCAGTGGGAGATAGTAAAAATGATTTATCAATGCTCCAGTATGTTCCTAATAGTATAGCCATGGGGAATAGCAATCCGGATTTATTTGATTTAGTTTCTTTTGTTACTAAAGATATAGCTAATGATGGAATTGAATATGCATTAAGACATTATGGAATTATTTAA